One region of Vigna angularis cultivar LongXiaoDou No.4 chromosome 10, ASM1680809v1, whole genome shotgun sequence genomic DNA includes:
- the LOC108335826 gene encoding E3 ubiquitin-protein ligase HOS1, which translates to MDRRLNGLTVPSSSNGGTAAVRSSSPTLQPNYSSRLVQDTLEHMASIDLIDLCKEAKVERCRATRDLRSCGRYVHHVLNSCGHASLCEECSQRCDICPICRVPISKSGAKLHLRLYYECIEAGLISKRFDERFQEIEDGEKQLNADVHHLYSLFDVALENNLVSLICHYITDVCMDETAVSSDPVIAFLLDEVVVKDWCKRTFKNIITELQGIYNMDVYAMKERLSLLLKFSLHLKGISNVLDILDSSFKGTLSAQLHDLHHLQESILKTKQHMDIIIWCIRHEFLEGVRSRFTDSSSWSLDVRMRKSEAIRRSWPDAINQSMESSGHDGSLFIEDALNNLDLEEGFMNGTVEGLEIASLQKDGASFFGSNTDQVLGYYPFKNLRSAADLLFLHGGSDMVIAKQAIFLYYLYDRHWTIPEEEWTFILEDFAATFSISRHSLLESLTFYLLDDHTEEALQEACRLLPEITGPTSHPKIAEVLLERGSPDTALMVLRWAGRDGGPHMTSLRDAVTAVRVRVECGLLTEAFMHQRILSTRVKEKNFNKRASGDASQKLKGQCSNWVEVLVTEICCLCIRRNLVDRMVELPWNSEEEVYIHKCLFDFAIEDPIRTTGNLLVVFYFQRHRYSEAYQVHIKLEKVEQDSISKGSVSEEFLPKLEKAIQWRSNLINRCLELLPEVEQQQLRSGNLTEGAVSSSEEVEVPDKFDIPQIPDSLSTSLLIPSSVNSSLLLHRDHGLLSSLTFGISAKIGMSFPNTGPELANFGSSSHHHDGFFTSSERVLSHQGKIAKNFRFDNTPTNNRIHFMNGSPLKGFKRTSPSNSHDNMSDKVSPGVERNLRFGHNQTTSSPLYSWKAAVNPVIRSTLSYPKEFANNLPNVSGRSVRSHKDDRSWNVGSTDDPMDVSHGLAEKKLNSEENINGGPRWRSDEASDEEYDVNLGRAMDMAYYATPLNRTTRRSRVVRR; encoded by the exons ATGGACAGGCGGCTCAACGGACTCACCGTTCCGTCGAGTTCCAACGGCGGCACCGCCGCAGTAAGATCTTCATCTCCGACGCTGCAACCGAACTACAGTAGCCGACTAGTTCAG GATACACTGGAACACATGGCATCCATCGATCTGATTGACTTGTGCAAAGAAGCCAAAGTTGAGCGCTGCCGGGCAACTCGAGACTTGAGAAGCTGTGGTCGCTATGTCCATCATGTCTTGAATTCATGTGGGCACGCTTCTTTATGTGAGGAATGTAGTCAACGGTGTGATATCTGTCCAATTTGTAGAGTCCCAATATCTAAAAGTGGTGCTAAACTGCATCTCCGACTTTATTATGAGTGCATTGAAGCTGGCCTTATTTCAAAAAGGTTTGATGAGAGATTTCAAGAAATAGAAGACGGGGAGAAACAACTAAATGCTGATGTCCATCATCTTTATTCTTTGTTTGATGTTGCGCTTGAGAATAACTTGGTTTCTTTAATTTGCCATT ACATCACAGATGTCTGTATGGATGAAACTGCTGTTTCCAGTGATCCTGTCATAGCGTTTTTGTTGGATGAAGTGGTAGTGAAGGACTGGTGCAAGAGAACGTTCAAAAACATCATTACTGAACTGCAGGGAATTT ATAATATGGATGTTTATGCCATGAAAGAGAGACTGAGTTTACTTCTGAAATTTTCATTACACTTGAAAGGCATATCAAATGTGCTAGACATTTTGGATTCATCTTTTAAGGGTACTCTTTCAGCACAACTTCATGATTTGCACCATCTCCAAGAGAGCATCTTAAAGACAAAGCAG CATATGGATATTATTATTTGGTGTATAAGACATGAATTTTTGGAGGGAGTGAGATCACGTTTTACTGATAGTTCATCATGGTCATTGGATGTTCGGATGCGGAAATCAGAAGCAATAAGACGATCCTGGCCTGATGCAATAAATCAATCTATGGAGTCATCGGGACATGATGGGTCTCTATTTATTGAAGATGCATTGAATAATCTTGATCTGGAGGAGGGGTTTATGAATGGAACcgtggaaggattagaaattgcaTCCTTGCAAAAGGATGGTGCATCATTTTTTGGGTCAAATACTGACCAGGTGCTGGGTTATTACCCATTCAAAAATCTACGTTCTGCTGCTGACTTGCTCTTTTTACATGGAGGCTCTGATATGGTGATTGCTAAACAGGCCATT TTTCTGTATTATTTGTATGATCGTCACTGGACAATTCCTGAAGAAGAGTGGACATTCATACTGGAGGATTTCGCAGCTACATTTAGTATTAGTAGGCACTCATTACTTGAGTCTTTGACTTTTTATCTTTTGGATGATCACACAGAGGAGGCTTTACAG GAAGCTTGTCGCCTTCTTCCTGAAATAACTGGTCCAACATCACATCCTAAAATTGCCGAAGTACTGCTAGAAAGGGGTAGCCCTGATACAGCTCTCATGGTTTTGAGGTGGGCCGGGCGTGATGGTGGACCACATATGACTTCACTCAGGGATGCTGTCACTGCAGTGCGGGTGAGGGTTGAGTGTGGGCTTCTGACTGAAGCATTTATGCATCAGAGAATTCTCTCCACCAGAGTGAAGGAAAAGAATTTCAATAAAAGAGCATCTGGGGATGCCTCTCAGAAACTAAAAGGCCAATGTAGTAATTGGGTGGAGGTCCTGGTGACTGAGATTTGTTGCCTCTGTATTAGGAGGAACTTGGTGGATCGAATGGTAGAATTGCCATGGAATTCTGAGGAAGAGGTGTACATACATAAATGTCTTTTTGATTTTGCTATTGAAGACCCGATAAGGACAACTGGAAATCTACTTGTGGTGTTTTATTTTCAG CGCCACAGATACTCAGAAGCATATCAAGTTCATATTAAACTTGAAAAGGTGGAGCAAGACAGCATTTCAAAAGGTTCTGTAAGTGAGGAGTTTCTGCCAAAATTAGAAAAGGCTATTCAGTGGAGAAGCAATTTGATT AATAGATGCTTGGAGTTGTTGCCAGAAGTTGAGCAGCAGCAACTGAGGAGTGGAAACTTGACTGAGGGTGCTGTGAGTTCTTCTGAAGAAGTTGAAGTTCCGGACAAATTTGATATTCCTCAGATTCCGGATTCCTTGTCCACCAGTTTATTGATTCCTTCATCTGTAAATTCTTCCCTCTTGTTGCATAGAGACCATGGCTTGTTGAGTTCATTGACTTTTGGAATTTCGGCCAAAATAGGCATGTCTTTCCCCAATACTGGCCCTGAGCTTGCTAATTTTGGTTCCTCGTCTCATCATCATGATGGGTTTTTTACCAGTAGTGAGAGGGTTCTAAGTCATCAAGGTAAAATTGCCAAAAATTTTAGATTTGATAATACTCCAACGAATAATAGGATCCATTTCATGAATGGTTCACCTCTCAAGGGATTTAAGAGGACATCACCAAGCAATTCCCACGACAATATGTCAGATAAAGTCTCTCCTGGAGTTGAAAGAAACCTACGCTTTGGACATAATCAAACTACCAGTAGTCCTTTGTACTCATGGAAGGCTGCAGTTAACCCTGTTATTAGATCCACACTTAGCTATCCTAAAGAATTTGCAAATAATCTCCCAAATGTATCTGGTAGGAGTGTCCGATCACATAAAGATGATAGAAGTTGGAACGTGGGGTCCACTGATGATCCGATGGATGTTTCTCACGG cCTCGCGGAGAAGAAATTAAACAGTGAAGAAAACATCAATGGTGGTCCTAGATGGAGATCTGATGAAGCGAGTGATGAGGAATATGATGTGAATCTGGGAAGAGCTATGGACATGGCTTATTATGCAACTCCTCTAAATCGAACAACAAGACGAAGCAGAGTGGTCAGAAGATGA
- the LOC108334652 gene encoding homeobox-leucine zipper protein HAT4-like, whose protein sequence is MIELSTPTHFPSFLYNPSTHTSSPLHTHPLTLSQYLIHFTQSLTKIQLSSLTRLITLFEMTAEKEDLGLSLSLSFPHIAPTPLQLNLLSTSTYSSSPSSHNLHKPSWNDPFASSGEAGSFLRGIDVNRLPSAVDCEEEAGVSSPNSTVSSVSEKRSEREANGEEEHDTERGCFRGISDEEEGENCRKKLRLSKDQSIILEESFKEHSTLNPKQKLALAKQLGLRARQVEVWFQNRRARTKLKQTEVDCEFLKRCCENLTEENRRLQKEVRELRALKLSPQFYMHMTPPTTLTMCPSCERVAVPPSAAVDAAARHRHVPQTHSRAFPIGPWATSAAPISHRPFDALRPRS, encoded by the exons ATGATTGAACTCTCCACTCCCACCCATTTTCCCTCCTTTCTATATAATCCCTCCACACACACATCTTCTCCACTTCATACTCACCCATTAACCCTCTCACAATACCTCATTCATTTCACCCAATCTCTCACCAAAATCCAATTATCTTCTCTCACAAGGCTTATCACGTTATTTGAGATGACGGCTGAAAAGGAGGATTTGGGTTTGAGTCTAAGCTTGAGCTTCCCTCACATCGCTCCAACTCCTCTTCAGCTCAATCTTCTCTCCACTTCAActtattcttcttctccttcaagCCACAACCTTCACAAACCCTCTTGGAACGACCCCTTCGCTTCTTCAG GTGAAGCTGGATCGTTCCTCCGCGGAATCGATGTGAACCGGTTACCTTCTGCGGTTGATTGCGAAGAGGAAGCGGGTGTATCGTCTCCAAACAGCACGGTTTCTAGCGTGAGCGAAAAGCGTAGCGAGAGGGAAGCCAACGGGGAAGAAGAGCACGACACAGAGAGAGGTTGTTTCAGAGGCATCAGCGACGAGGAAGAAGGTGAAAATTGTAGAAAGAAACTTAGACTCTCCAAAGACCAATCCATTATTCTGGAAGAGAGTTTCAAAGAACACAGCACTCTTAACCCG AAACAAAAGTTGGCACTGGCGAAACAGTTGGGTCTTCGAGCAAGACAAGTGGAGGTGTGGTTCCAGAACAGAAGGGCAAG GACGAAGCTGAAACAAACGGAGGTGGACTGCGAGTTTTTGAAGAGGTGCTGCGAGAATCTGACGGAGGAGAACAGAAGGTTGCAGAAGGAAGTGCGAGAGCTCAGAGCATTGAAACTTTCCCCACAGTTTTACATGCACATGACTCCACCCACCACTCTCACCATGTGTCCCTCTTGTGAGCGTGTCGCTGTTCCCCCTTCCGCTGCCGTTGATGCCGCCGCGCGTCACCGTCACGTGCCCCAGACCCACTCTCGGGCCTTCCCCATTGGCCCATGGGCCACCTCTGCCGCTCCTATTTCACACAGGCCCTTCGATGCGCTCCGTCCCAGATCTTGA